The following proteins come from a genomic window of Pyxidicoccus sp. MSG2:
- a CDS encoding GNAT family N-acetyltransferase, with translation MEPLDIRMVTSIRDVPGTHWDDMVARGHPFKSSAFLSCLEDSFPERRFTYVLLSRARSLVGLALVTEERFDLGLRLPERVGRMASRVRRLLPGFLTVRLAMVGTLETAQRHWWVDRRLLSVDEFADALLVACEEACPRADLLVVRDFMEGDEADARLEARFLARGFRPARNLPLAVVELEGRDFEAHLQRLKRKPRASVSKQLAAAARLGLKLERVQDFRHLLPECYPLYLQVHHQASEFKRVPIPMSFFEQVAERLPGESSLLTLRTSEGRLVGFVLSGTSRCVHNPFVLGMDYTRSRELPIYYSLLGGELAYAAERGCEQVDLGVTSYFVKQTLGATLEGMSMVARLRSPWLRPFLHPLLPALLGEKQPEQRRTLRDTAAPGAQGAGASGSSTGTPARRSTRSALVVSTTP, from the coding sequence ATGGAGCCGTTGGACATTCGGATGGTCACCTCCATCCGGGACGTACCGGGGACGCACTGGGACGACATGGTCGCCCGGGGCCATCCCTTCAAGAGCAGCGCGTTCCTGTCCTGCCTGGAGGACTCCTTCCCTGAGCGGCGCTTCACGTATGTGCTCCTGTCGCGAGCACGGAGCCTGGTGGGGCTGGCCCTGGTGACGGAGGAGCGGTTCGACCTGGGCTTGCGCCTTCCGGAGCGGGTGGGACGGATGGCCTCGCGAGTGCGCCGGCTGCTACCGGGCTTCCTCACGGTGCGCCTCGCGATGGTGGGCACTCTCGAGACGGCCCAGCGCCACTGGTGGGTGGACCGCCGGCTGCTGTCCGTCGATGAATTCGCCGACGCGCTCCTCGTGGCCTGCGAGGAGGCCTGCCCCCGTGCGGACCTGCTGGTCGTCCGCGACTTCATGGAGGGGGACGAGGCGGACGCGAGGTTGGAGGCGCGGTTCCTGGCGAGGGGCTTCCGACCGGCGCGAAACCTCCCGCTCGCCGTCGTCGAGCTCGAAGGACGTGACTTCGAAGCGCATCTCCAGCGGCTCAAGCGGAAGCCCAGGGCCAGCGTGAGCAAGCAGCTCGCGGCCGCTGCGCGACTCGGGTTGAAGCTGGAGCGCGTCCAGGACTTCCGGCACCTGCTCCCCGAGTGCTACCCGCTCTATCTCCAGGTCCACCACCAGGCCTCCGAGTTCAAGCGGGTCCCCATTCCCATGAGCTTCTTCGAGCAGGTGGCGGAGCGGCTGCCAGGGGAGAGCAGCCTGCTGACGCTGCGGACCTCGGAGGGCCGGCTCGTCGGGTTCGTGCTCTCGGGCACGTCCCGTTGCGTCCACAATCCCTTCGTCCTGGGGATGGACTACACGCGCTCCCGCGAGCTGCCCATCTACTACAGCCTGCTGGGCGGTGAGCTCGCGTACGCGGCCGAGCGTGGGTGCGAGCAGGTCGACCTCGGAGTGACGAGCTACTTCGTCAAGCAGACCCTGGGCGCCACGCTGGAAGGCATGTCCATGGTCGCGAGACTCCGGTCTCCCTGGTTGCGGCCCTTCCTCCATCCGCTGCTGCCCGCCCTGTTGGGCGAGAAGCAGCCGGAGCAGAGGCGGACCCTGCGGGACACCGCGGCTCCAGGCGCTCAGGGCGCAGGAGCCTCCGGGTCGTCCACGGGCACGCCGGCCAGGCGCAGCACCCGCAGCGCGTTGGTTGTGTCCACCACGCCCTGA
- a CDS encoding MutS-related protein, with the protein MSAIPESPSPHRTYTERRAAAQADLTALDRVSARYANLRTLAFLAAVGIGGFILAGRLPKVWWWGAAGAVVVYGLLAVLHHQIFRREARAKLYVLLNERGLARLGRGWHEFTERGERFLSASHLYTPDLDVFGQGSLFQLMNETATRAGEERLAAWLSGPAPAAEVEARQGAARELAPRVDFRQDLCVDSRVAAREKAEPNLFIRWAEAGPSLDAIRWAQPVAVVLPLVTLTVYVLGKFGVLPEATVWLGLGAQLAVALITRRTLQAMDQSVEVGERGFVRYAPLFERVESQRFEHPKLRQLQSGLQRPGEKPVSAHFARFSRLFSFIEFKRHQFHPLVHWLTLWDIHALFALERWRAAHGAQVRHWFEALAELEALSCVAGLAFDRPEFTWPVMEAQGPRVEATMLGHPLLDAPVPNDVSLPGPRHALLITGSNMSGKTTLMRALGANVVLALAGAPVCAKAFRLSPLQVLTSMRVKDSLERGVSYFHAEVLRIKAVLDAAQEARGQALFLLDEILLGTNTRERQIASREVLRLLLGTGACGAVTTHDLSLAVLADEPGAHVVNVHFRDHLEEGKMVFDYKLRQGVVDTTNALRVLRLAGVPVDDPEAPAP; encoded by the coding sequence CCGCGCCGCCGCGCAGGCGGACCTGACCGCGCTGGACCGCGTGAGCGCGCGCTACGCCAACCTGCGCACCCTCGCCTTCCTGGCCGCGGTCGGCATCGGGGGTTTCATCCTCGCGGGGCGGCTTCCCAAGGTCTGGTGGTGGGGCGCGGCGGGCGCCGTCGTCGTCTACGGCCTGCTCGCCGTGCTGCACCACCAAATCTTTCGCCGCGAGGCGCGGGCGAAGCTGTACGTGCTGCTCAACGAGCGCGGCCTGGCGCGGCTCGGCCGGGGCTGGCACGAGTTCACCGAGCGCGGGGAGCGCTTCCTCTCCGCCAGCCACCTGTACACGCCGGACCTGGACGTGTTCGGCCAGGGCAGCCTCTTCCAGTTGATGAACGAGACGGCGACACGCGCGGGCGAGGAGCGGCTGGCGGCGTGGCTGTCCGGCCCCGCTCCGGCGGCCGAGGTGGAGGCACGACAGGGCGCGGCGCGGGAGCTGGCCCCTCGCGTGGACTTCCGGCAGGACCTCTGCGTGGACTCGCGGGTGGCGGCGCGCGAGAAGGCGGAGCCGAACCTGTTCATCCGCTGGGCCGAAGCGGGGCCGTCGCTGGACGCCATCCGCTGGGCACAGCCGGTGGCTGTGGTGCTGCCGCTGGTGACGCTGACTGTCTACGTCCTGGGCAAGTTCGGCGTGCTGCCGGAAGCCACGGTGTGGCTGGGACTGGGCGCGCAGCTCGCGGTGGCGCTCATCACCCGCCGCACGTTGCAGGCCATGGACCAGAGCGTGGAGGTAGGAGAGCGCGGCTTCGTGCGCTACGCCCCCCTCTTCGAGCGCGTGGAGAGCCAGCGCTTCGAGCACCCCAAGCTGCGCCAGCTCCAGTCCGGCCTGCAGCGGCCGGGTGAGAAGCCCGTGTCCGCGCACTTCGCGCGCTTCAGCCGACTGTTCTCGTTCATCGAGTTCAAGCGGCACCAGTTCCACCCGCTGGTGCACTGGCTCACGCTGTGGGACATCCATGCGCTGTTCGCCCTGGAGCGCTGGCGCGCGGCGCACGGGGCGCAGGTGCGGCACTGGTTCGAGGCGCTCGCGGAGCTGGAGGCCCTGTCGTGCGTGGCGGGGCTCGCGTTTGACAGGCCGGAGTTCACCTGGCCGGTGATGGAGGCACAGGGCCCGCGCGTGGAGGCGACGATGCTGGGGCATCCCCTGCTGGACGCGCCGGTGCCCAACGACGTGTCCCTGCCGGGCCCGCGGCACGCGCTGCTCATCACCGGCTCCAACATGAGCGGCAAGACGACGCTGATGCGCGCGCTGGGCGCCAACGTGGTGCTCGCGCTCGCGGGCGCGCCGGTGTGCGCGAAGGCGTTCCGCCTGTCACCACTCCAGGTGCTCACCAGCATGCGGGTGAAGGACTCGCTGGAGCGCGGCGTGTCGTACTTCCACGCGGAGGTGCTGCGCATCAAGGCGGTGCTGGACGCTGCCCAGGAGGCTCGGGGGCAGGCGCTGTTCCTGCTCGACGAAATCCTGCTCGGCACCAATACGCGCGAGCGGCAGATTGCCTCGCGCGAGGTGCTGCGGCTGCTGCTGGGCACGGGAGCGTGCGGCGCGGTGACGACGCATGACCTGTCCCTGGCCGTGCTCGCGGACGAGCCCGGGGCCCACGTGGTCAACGTCCACTTCCGGGACCACCTCGAGGAAGGGAAGATGGTGTTCGACTACAAGCTGCGTCAGGGCGTGGTGGACACAACCAACGCGCTGCGGGTGCTGCGCCTGGCCGGCGTGCCCGTGGACGACCCGGAGGCTCCTGCGCCCTGA